From the genome of Primulina huaijiensis isolate GDHJ02 chromosome 11, ASM1229523v2, whole genome shotgun sequence:
ACTGCCGCAAAAAATTCACATGACATCCTTCCAATAGACCCTAGTTACGACTTCATACATATCTTTGATGATCTCGATGTAGCATTGAAGCACATGCTTCCTTCTAAGTATCCACCAAATTAATTTTCTAAGCACTCTATCATAGGTTTCTCTAAGTCGATAAATACCATATGCATGCTCTTCTGTTGTTCTCTATATTTCTGAAAATAGCTTCCATTATGGACTTACCGGGAATAAAACCTAATTGGTTCTATGGTACCCACGCTTATCTGTCCTGAAACAAAAGAGCCTGTCTCTGCTCCTTTCCTGGCTAGGTTGGCTCAGAACTGTGTCTGAATGGGCTTTTCTTGGTCAGGGTGGGGCCATCTGATTGCAAGCATTTGATTCTTCTGATttctaattttgaaaaatatattgttttttccTTGGTTCAGCTTGACTTTGTGAAGGTagtgaaattatttttacatatattTGAAATCTTGATGGCCTATCGGATAGGATGATGAAGAAACCAATTTAATAATCTATAGTAAGAATCAGTAAATTACTTTTCGTAGATATTATTTGGGGAATTATATAATGGTGTAATTTAAGATTTTGAATGACCAGACATTGCAACAAATTCATTTTTCCCTCTATTTTGCTATTTTTATGCCATGCAGTTTTGCAACCGGATTGCACAAagttttatttcatattttataaattaattcacTTGTTTCCTATGATCCTCTATTTGACGAAGACCTCCAAATAGTCTTACCTTTGATATCTTGACAATGTGGATCTGAACATGGTTTTAGTTTAAGTAGTGCAATTGTCCTACTCCATCACTCGTTTATTCAAACcgatttatggaattttttccTGTAATTTAAAGATTTCTTCCGAACGCATCGACAGGCCTATTACATCTTGGATGAAGTTCTAATAGCTGGTGAACTTCAAGAGTCGAGCAAGAAAACTGTTGCACGCCTAATAGCTGCTCAGGTGAGCAATTTATAGTTTGTGGTGCATTCCATTCAAAAGTACACTGCTCAATCATCGGTAATTTGTTTGTAGGATTCTCTGGTGGAGGCGGCTAAGGAGCAAGCAAGTTCTATAAGTAACATGATTGCCCAGGCGACAAAATGAAATGCGAGTAGTATAAATGCTTCGTTTTGTACATTTTGGTTTCATTGCTGTTGTATCAGAGTTGCACATGACCTATATAACTTAGCGTTTACCGATAACTCGATCTGCTGTACTGAGCGTTTGCTTTCCTTGATCTATGTTGTATTGGTCTTCAGGACCCTATCATTCTTTGCTTCTCTTTCTTTCATCTCCAAGTATGATCTTACCTCTAACTGAGCAAATATTTCATTAGTGCATCCAAAAATATAACGTGAACACTTCATATCATCTGGTGTATGACATGTTTTTGGACGTTCGATTTGTCAATTAAATGTGTGAAATGTGAAGGTAGAATGATTTCTCGAGCGATGTCTGGACTCTAAGACTCTACTTATCAACTATGTATCTCACGATTCAAAAaatcatgatgataataatttCTATATACATATTTGGGttattaatttcttatttattttgcaattgaCTCCTCCTGCCAGTGCCTTCTCATCTTTCCCGGCAAAAAATACATTGTTCCTACAAATACATCATCGTCAAATACAATTTCAGAATTTGAAACTCTTGTATTTTTTGTCACTTTAAACCAAACAAAAATTTCTAACGTTATTCACAAAAAAAGCtaacaagaaattttttttaaaacaggaaaaacaagaaaaccCAACAAACGCAACCAGTAGTTCAACATTAGTCCGTGGTGTCCAGCACAGTATACCCAGTAATTCAAGAAAACTGTCATAAAACCTGCGCATACATTCTCTTTTCCCTGGGGGAGGATCAAATTCAACGTACGCCCCAAAACCCGCCGAGGACGAAACTCACGAACGTTGAGGCTGTACATACGATTTGATTATCAACAAATTATCTCATCTCTTCAATGTCATCATAATGATTCAGCTCTATTTATATATTGTGACTGAACCAGCCCAATCAGGCGCAGGGAAGAGCCAAACAACTTCAGGAGATGTTATAAATCAACGACGCATACATGGGAAGATTCAAGAAAAATCCAGCAGACTGAAGTTTATCATGTTATCTCTCAGTTTGTTAGgatttgaataaaatttaggCCCAGAACTTGATCCCAAACACGTAGCATTATATGTCGTAGCCTCTCTTCGTACTTATACACGATGGACATAAATACACAGATGACAGTCTTCGCTACCCAATCTTCTATCGACTCTGACACCAACTTCATGACCATTTTCATCATCAACATCACCATCGACTCCGTCAAAGTCCTGTCAAGTATAAATTTATTCAAGCATTAATCTAAATTTACACGAAATATATTTTAGATTACACAGAAACGCCGGTCGATTGTATTTGAATGATATCGAACTTTAAATGTGCTGAAATCGCTGGGACAAGCTAACTAcacatttaaaaagaaaatcatgCCTTCAAAATGTAGGTTATAATCTTGTGATCGTCTTTAAATTTACATAATCCAAATGTTCGTGGCATACTCCCAAGAGATGACGAATATTTCTAGCATACTTGCACCGTTGTGCAAGATAGTTTTGAGTAGAAATAGCATACTTTTAAAAGCTTGCACATAGTTGAATTAATCCATACCTACTGCACTATATACCTAAGCAAAAGCATACCTCAACACTGTATCACCACATATAAAGTATCAAATATCAAGAAATACTTGTCACAATTCTTATGTGAagtgtttttcttcttcttcttttttttttggaaagttGCATTTccgattttatatattttattttttacgaTTTTTGTTCTCTATATTGTCAAACTTTACATAGTCTGCTATCTTTGTTTTTAtgacaattttagtcattttctcCGACTTGACAGTGATGTGGCCTTGATGCAGCACCGATGTGGCAATGACGTATATAGTGGCATATCAGTAATGTCAatgaaaaattactaaaattgccaaaaatcgaaAGATATAGGACTACAACTGAAATTTCATAACATAGATGACCAAAAATCGAAAAGAAGCAAATATACAGGACCAAACTTGcaattttccttttttctttgagaaaaatAATCCCCCCACTTATGTGCTGTTGTGACTAGAAtccaaaatatttcaaagaCAATAGACTTCAATATGAAAATACCAGAAGTTTATTTTCAAGAGAGAGGCCGTTTATATCCagaaaacatgattttatactTTAGTTAATAACCAGaagaaaaaaacttgaaaaataataatcatggattttattataattaagacTTACTAGCGTGCACAGTTTTTCTAAAGAAGTACTTTAATGTGAAAGGTGGAGCCATGAATAAAGGTAAAACAATAGATGAATACCAGATTAGAGAACATGTCTGCTTCATGAGGTAGTAGGATACCACAACAACAAAAGTGCCGATGAAGCACATCAAGATCAATCCACCAACGCGATTAATGTTCCTATCCCTCACCGAAATTTGAATCACTTGAGATTCACTCGCTTCAATGTTGGACCCTGGTTCATCGACCTGTCATAAGGGAAAAATTTGTAGCTCGGTTCATGGTTTGTCAACTCCCTAGTCTCGCATGCAGCAGAATGTGAACAGAAGGTCAAATTCCATCAAGTGAAGGGGACAGTTATTGGACAACAGATAATATGGTGTGGAATGGATGGAACGAATTGTAAAATGGGATAGGAAACGTACAGATTGTTTGTGGTAACTTGTATTACGGTATATTTTATAACGcattacattatttttttaaatttaactttCGCGTCGGATAGAATAATCTATTACGATGTGTGGTTATGCATTCTATAGTAGTTCATAGTTTAAAACAATTGACACTTCGCCAGAGTTAAATTTTTGAACTCTAACCAGATAAAACTTCAATGTGAATACACTAGAATTTGATGATGAATTGTTAACTAATGAATTATGGTTTCATGTATATAAATATTTCCAAGAGCATTATGCAGATCTAATGAAATGGGGAAAGAGCAAGATGATTTTCGACTGTAAATCCTTGTGCTGATTTTTGACAACAGAGTTGGTGACCTGCAGGAACGCCGGAAAAAGTGCGCTTAACATATATACTAGTTTTGTTGAGTGTTTTCAATATGAGAAActttgttattaaaaaaaatatttataatttttggtttTGATAAGAAATTAGATTGTTCCTAAGCAAACTTATTCAGCCCGCCCTATAAATTACTACACATCAAGGAGCATGAGAAAAGAGTTGTCTAAACTTCAATTAACCTCGGATGTTGCCAAAGATTCTCTCAAGTTGTGATCATCAAGGGTTGCAACTTGAGCTTGTAGTAAAGTGTAAACCACTTGAAGTTTGCTCTCTTCAATCATATGAGCTACCGCCGTATTGAACTACAAAATGAACAGTTTAAAGATTGTTATATCTTGTGACCCCAGTTTATATAAAGCGACATGATTTTCAATTTTGGGATGAAATATGATGCTTAGCATCATCTCAAATCACCAGTTTTGAAATAACATTTCACAGACATAACTACATATATGAAATACAAAGTAGAGCACCAATTTCAAACA
Proteins encoded in this window:
- the LOC140987896 gene encoding uncharacterized protein isoform X1, which encodes MALLLDSETSELLFRVEGNKQLSSSIKLRNTTENHVAFKVLCTKRRRYGVQPWIEVLPPGGSCEVTVKTQAPRRAPTSLQTWKGRDIFKIQSVLARPGTTRADAPNLFNTAVAHMIEESKLQVVYTLLQAQVATLDDHNLRESLATSEVTNSVVKNQHKDLQVDEPGSNIEASESQVIQISVRDRNINRVGGLILMCFIGTFVVVVSYYLMKQTCSLIWTLTESMVMLMMKMVMKLVSESIEDWVAKTVICVFMSIVYKYEERLRHIMLRVWDQVLGLNFIQILTN
- the LOC140987896 gene encoding uncharacterized protein isoform X2; amino-acid sequence: MALLLDSETSELLFRVEGNKQLSSSIKLRNTTENHVAFKVLCTKRRRYGVQPWIEVLPPGGSCEVTVKTQAPRRAPTSLQTWKGRDIFKIQSVLARPGTTRADAPNLFNTAVAHMIEESKLQVVYTLLQAQVATLDDHNLRESLATSEVDEPGSNIEASESQVIQISVRDRNINRVGGLILMCFIGTFVVVVSYYLMKQTCSLIWTLTESMVMLMMKMVMKLVSESIEDWVAKTVICVFMSIVYKYEERLRHIMLRVWDQVLGLNFIQILTN